The following are encoded together in the Ralstonia insidiosa genome:
- a CDS encoding helix-turn-helix domain-containing protein — MDIHHRIAHRLRELRDAQGLSLDALAERSQVSRSAISLIERGQSSPTAAVLDRLSSALGVTLASLFEEGAAPAAEPSPVARAADQPEWTDPGSGYVRRNLSPAARSPIQLVEVHFPPGQRVAYDTGVRDTEVYQQVWIVEGTMEMTVGDVHWRLAAGDCLAMQLDRPIVFHNPTQRPARYLVALTTVSPVGWRTK; from the coding sequence ATGGACATCCACCACCGCATCGCCCACCGCCTGCGCGAATTGCGCGACGCGCAGGGGCTCTCGCTCGACGCCCTGGCCGAACGCAGCCAGGTCAGCCGCTCAGCCATCTCCCTGATCGAGCGCGGGCAGAGCAGCCCGACGGCCGCCGTGCTCGACCGGCTCAGTTCTGCGCTGGGCGTGACGCTCGCCTCGCTGTTCGAGGAAGGTGCGGCGCCGGCCGCCGAACCTTCGCCCGTGGCACGCGCGGCCGACCAGCCCGAATGGACCGACCCGGGCTCCGGCTATGTACGCCGCAACCTCTCGCCGGCCGCGCGCTCCCCCATTCAGTTGGTGGAGGTGCACTTTCCGCCAGGCCAGCGCGTGGCCTATGACACCGGCGTGCGCGATACCGAGGTGTACCAGCAGGTGTGGATCGTCGAAGGCACGATGGAGATGACCGTGGGCGACGTGCACTGGCGCCTCGCCGCGGGCGATTGCCTGGCGATGCAGTTGGACCGCCCAATCGTCTTTCACAACCCGACGCAACGGCCGGCGCGCTATCTGGTGGCACTCACCACGGTGTCGCCTGTTGGCTGGAGAACGAAATGA
- a CDS encoding acyl-CoA thioesterase — MSIYTYQVLWADLDGNQHLKNTRYLDYAAHTRFRFLTEHGFGPKAFAQHKLGPVVFEDRVAYRKELRLMDTFTVSVETAGRNERGSRFIMVNRIRDEAGELCAEVTSMCAWFDLAERKVAAPPPALFAVMEGTPRTDDYRLL, encoded by the coding sequence ATGTCGATCTATACGTACCAAGTGCTGTGGGCCGATCTGGACGGCAACCAGCACCTCAAGAACACGCGCTATCTGGACTATGCTGCGCACACGCGCTTTCGGTTTCTGACCGAGCACGGGTTTGGGCCGAAAGCCTTTGCACAGCACAAGCTCGGGCCGGTGGTGTTTGAAGACCGCGTTGCCTATCGCAAGGAGCTGCGGTTGATGGACACCTTTACCGTGAGCGTGGAGACGGCGGGCCGCAACGAGCGCGGCTCGCGGTTCATCATGGTCAACCGCATCCGCGATGAAGCGGGCGAGTTGTGTGCGGAGGTCACCAGCATGTGCGCGTGGTTTGACCTTGCCGAACGCAAGGTCGCCGCGCCACCACCGGCGCTGTTCGCTGTGATGGAAGGCACGCCCCGTACGGACGACTACCGGCTGCTGTAA
- a CDS encoding PhzF family phenazine biosynthesis protein, whose product MSRYAFRLLNVFAQSTFGGNQLAVFEDGRGLDDATMQAIGRQFNLSEITFIFPDDTDGATARFRIFTPDYEMPFAGHPSLGTAQVVRELYGPGNELTLRCKSGIVSLTAQDEGWTLVPPRSGALNTREADPAIAKMLGLDADALAGPPLWVDAGIEQLMVPVKTRADVERARPDPSAFDAWPRSRNDGRNAYVFTMPKPGSNDPVVSRFFFEYGTGLWEDPGTGSACANLGGWLRATEHTLPARYRIEQGAAVGRPCHLTLQVDADGTIHVGGRVIEIGRGTLTI is encoded by the coding sequence ATGTCGCGCTACGCCTTCCGCCTGCTCAACGTCTTTGCCCAATCCACCTTTGGCGGCAACCAGCTCGCCGTGTTTGAAGACGGGCGTGGCCTGGACGACGCCACCATGCAGGCCATCGGACGCCAGTTCAACCTGTCCGAGATCACCTTCATCTTTCCCGATGACACGGATGGCGCCACGGCGCGCTTCCGCATCTTCACGCCCGATTACGAGATGCCGTTTGCCGGTCACCCATCGCTGGGGACGGCGCAGGTGGTGCGCGAACTGTATGGCCCCGGCAATGAACTGACGCTGCGCTGCAAGTCGGGCATCGTGTCACTCACGGCGCAGGATGAGGGGTGGACGCTGGTGCCGCCGCGCTCGGGGGCGCTGAATACGCGCGAAGCCGATCCGGCCATTGCGAAGATGCTCGGGTTGGACGCGGACGCGCTGGCGGGCCCGCCGCTGTGGGTCGATGCGGGTATCGAGCAACTGATGGTGCCGGTCAAGACACGCGCGGATGTGGAGCGCGCCCGGCCCGATCCGTCAGCGTTCGATGCCTGGCCGCGCAGCCGCAATGACGGACGCAATGCCTATGTGTTCACCATGCCCAAACCGGGCAGCAATGATCCGGTGGTGTCGCGCTTCTTCTTCGAATATGGCACCGGCCTGTGGGAAGACCCGGGCACCGGCTCGGCCTGCGCCAACCTGGGCGGTTGGCTGCGCGCGACTGAGCACACGCTGCCAGCACGCTATCGCATCGAGCAAGGCGCCGCAGTAGGGCGGCCGTGCCATCTGACGCTGCAGGTCGATGCTGACGGCACCATCCACGTGGGTGGCCGCGTGATCGAAATCGGCCGCGGCACGCTGACGATCTGA
- a CDS encoding BlaI/MecI/CopY family transcriptional regulator, producing the protein MTKTSPRIKPTAAELNLLRVLWQLGPATVKQVHQAVLVEKPETTYAAVLRQLQIMHAKGMLVRDERERSHVYAPAQRQNVLQSGLLNEFINKAFAGSGKALVLAALRGHVTKEERAEIEALLREEDL; encoded by the coding sequence ATGACCAAGACCTCGCCTCGCATCAAGCCCACCGCCGCTGAGTTGAACCTCCTGCGTGTGCTGTGGCAACTGGGGCCGGCCACGGTCAAGCAGGTCCATCAGGCGGTGCTGGTTGAGAAGCCGGAAACGACCTACGCTGCGGTGCTGCGCCAGTTGCAGATCATGCATGCCAAGGGGATGCTGGTACGCGACGAGCGTGAGCGTTCGCATGTGTACGCGCCGGCGCAGCGCCAGAACGTTCTGCAGAGCGGTCTGCTGAACGAGTTCATCAACAAGGCGTTTGCGGGCTCCGGCAAGGCGCTGGTTCTGGCGGCGTTGCGCGGGCATGTCACCAAGGAAGAGCGCGCCGAGATCGAAGCGTTGCTGCGCGAGGAAGACCTGTGA
- a CDS encoding acyltransferase family protein, protein MPTDMRNRRIDVIRGVAILLVLFHHFNIAYRLSDTSLAAVLGPELVQAVARNGNYGVTLFFVVSGYLITSNALRRWGQLGRIDAWAFYGLRIARIVPCLLLLLAIVNVFALCGVAIFQNHAAAGEPVPLWHVNLASLTFTMNMLIARVGWVNYPLGVLWSLSVEEVFYLTFPLLCLVLRRESLLCLFWATIIAVGPLYRLTHQGDEAGFLYAYFASFDGIAIGCGAAVLSRRFALAGMTTWFVQTAVVALMTFLYLWWPIAQSNVLGVTAMALGTAILLWPVQRSVARDGLRFNPFSRVGAMVAWCGMNSYELYLFHLIPLAILKTGFPRATVLGDEKLVLLAAFMVFSFMLAAGIARYYAEPLNRALRQRLLQPRRTQSTIV, encoded by the coding sequence ATGCCCACCGATATGCGCAACAGGCGGATCGACGTGATCCGTGGGGTCGCCATCCTGCTCGTCCTGTTTCATCACTTCAACATTGCCTATCGCCTGAGCGATACGTCGCTGGCTGCCGTGCTCGGGCCGGAGCTTGTGCAGGCCGTGGCTCGCAACGGCAACTATGGGGTGACCCTGTTCTTCGTGGTCTCGGGCTACCTGATCACCTCGAATGCCCTGCGCCGTTGGGGCCAGCTTGGCCGTATCGATGCGTGGGCGTTCTACGGGCTGCGCATCGCGCGCATCGTGCCGTGTCTGCTGTTGCTGCTCGCCATCGTGAACGTGTTCGCGCTGTGTGGCGTGGCGATCTTCCAGAACCACGCCGCAGCGGGCGAGCCCGTTCCGCTATGGCACGTCAATCTGGCGAGCCTGACCTTCACCATGAACATGCTGATTGCGCGGGTCGGGTGGGTCAACTATCCGTTGGGCGTCTTGTGGTCGCTCTCGGTGGAAGAGGTGTTCTACCTCACGTTTCCGTTGCTGTGTCTCGTGCTGCGGCGCGAGTCGCTGCTGTGCCTGTTCTGGGCAACGATCATTGCGGTCGGCCCGCTGTACCGGCTGACCCACCAGGGGGATGAGGCGGGATTTCTCTACGCGTACTTCGCCAGCTTTGACGGCATTGCCATCGGTTGCGGTGCTGCCGTTCTTTCTAGGCGGTTCGCCCTGGCTGGCATGACGACCTGGTTCGTACAAACCGCGGTCGTTGCCTTGATGACGTTTCTCTACCTGTGGTGGCCGATCGCACAGAGCAACGTCCTGGGTGTGACGGCAATGGCGCTGGGTACGGCAATCCTGTTGTGGCCGGTGCAGCGTTCAGTGGCCCGTGATGGGCTGCGCTTCAATCCATTCAGCCGCGTTGGTGCCATGGTGGCGTGGTGCGGCATGAACAGTTATGAGCTGTACCTGTTTCACCTGATTCCGCTGGCGATACTCAAAACAGGGTTTCCGCGCGCCACGGTTCTCGGTGACGAGAAACTCGTGCTGCTGGCGGCGTTCATGGTGTTTTCGTTCATGCTGGCCGCGGGTATTGCGCGGTACTACGCAGAGCCGCTCAACCGCGCGCTTCGGCAACGTCTTCTGCAGCCGCGGCGCACGCAATCCACCATCGTTTGA
- a CDS encoding LysR family transcriptional regulator — MDRFLSIEAFVRVAETRSFAEAARQLGVTNSVVTHRVQQLERFIEAPLFHRSTRHVRLSEVGETYYKRCAEAVCMLTDLTDQMRGLRATPAGKLRIRMLPGYALSHFAAPLARFGAQYPDIQLDVVVDDSVVDPIAEGFDVAFQIFPPINDSLIEKRLFVLRRVFCATPAYVEEYGLPQQPADLLHHSLALYSGYPTRKRWVFSRNGEVSAELDLPEQVRSNSVHLLRDYALTSAGIACLPTLVVSDDLIAGRLVPVLTEYDLAPLHFSAVYPATQRQAVKVSALIDCLANHHAGELSWDVPLLERGWVR, encoded by the coding sequence ATGGACCGCTTTCTCAGTATCGAAGCCTTTGTGCGCGTGGCCGAAACGCGCAGCTTTGCCGAAGCCGCACGCCAGCTGGGCGTGACCAACTCGGTGGTCACGCACCGCGTGCAGCAACTGGAGCGCTTTATCGAGGCGCCGCTGTTCCACCGCAGCACGCGGCATGTGCGGCTGTCGGAAGTGGGCGAGACCTACTACAAGCGCTGCGCTGAAGCCGTCTGCATGCTGACGGACCTGACTGACCAGATGCGCGGTCTGCGCGCAACCCCGGCTGGCAAGCTGCGCATCCGCATGCTGCCCGGTTATGCACTGAGCCACTTTGCCGCGCCGCTGGCCAGGTTTGGCGCGCAGTACCCCGACATCCAGCTCGACGTGGTGGTGGACGACAGCGTGGTCGACCCGATTGCCGAGGGCTTCGACGTGGCGTTCCAGATCTTCCCGCCCATCAATGATTCGCTGATCGAGAAGCGCCTGTTCGTGCTGCGGCGCGTGTTCTGCGCGACGCCCGCCTACGTTGAGGAATACGGCCTGCCGCAGCAACCGGCTGATCTGCTGCACCATTCACTCGCGCTGTACTCCGGCTATCCGACCCGCAAGCGCTGGGTTTTCTCGCGCAATGGCGAGGTGAGCGCCGAACTCGACCTGCCCGAGCAGGTGCGCTCGAACTCCGTGCACCTGCTGCGCGACTACGCGCTCACCAGTGCCGGCATTGCCTGCCTGCCCACGCTGGTGGTGAGCGACGACCTGATCGCCGGCCGACTCGTGCCGGTGCTGACGGAGTACGACCTCGCGCCGCTGCATTTTTCTGCGGTCTATCCCGCAACGCAGCGACAGGCCGTCAAGGTCTCTGCGCTGATCGACTGCCTGGCCAACCATCACGCAGGAGAACTGTCCTGGGACGTGCCCCTGCTCGAGCGCGGCTGGGTCCGCTAG
- a CDS encoding hydrolase — MTNPKLEVLTPQNCQLIFIDHQPQMAFGVQSMDRQALKNNTVGLAKAAKIFNIPTTITTVESESFSGYTYPELLDVFPGKELLERTSMNSWDDQKVRDALAKNNRKKVVVAGLWTEVCNCTFALSAMHDADYEIYMVADASGGTSKEAHDYAMQRMVQAGVVPVTWQQVLLEWQRDWAHRDTYDAVMKLVKEHSGAYGMGVDYAYTMVHKAPQRTATPHEALAAVPAR; from the coding sequence ATGACGAACCCCAAGCTGGAAGTCCTCACCCCGCAGAACTGTCAACTGATCTTCATCGACCACCAGCCGCAAATGGCCTTCGGCGTGCAATCGATGGACCGACAAGCCCTGAAGAACAACACCGTCGGTCTTGCCAAGGCTGCGAAGATCTTCAACATCCCCACCACCATCACCACCGTCGAGTCGGAAAGCTTCTCCGGCTACACCTACCCTGAACTGCTCGACGTATTCCCGGGCAAGGAACTGCTCGAACGCACCTCGATGAACTCGTGGGACGACCAGAAGGTACGCGACGCCCTGGCCAAGAACAACCGCAAGAAGGTGGTCGTCGCTGGCTTGTGGACGGAGGTGTGCAACTGCACCTTCGCGCTGTCGGCCATGCACGATGCCGACTACGAGATCTACATGGTGGCCGACGCCTCGGGCGGCACCTCCAAGGAGGCGCACGACTACGCCATGCAGCGCATGGTGCAGGCCGGCGTGGTGCCGGTGACGTGGCAGCAAGTGCTGCTGGAATGGCAGCGTGACTGGGCACACCGCGACACGTATGACGCCGTGATGAAGCTGGTGAAGGAACACTCCGGCGCCTACGGCATGGGCGTCGACTACGCCTACACGATGGTGCACAAGGCACCGCAGCGCACCGCCACGCCGCACGAGGCGCTTGCGGCGGTGCCTGCCCGCTGA
- a CDS encoding 3-hydroxybutyryl-CoA dehydrogenase, producing MAIQTVGIVGAGTMGNGIAQACAVVGLDVVMVDISDAAVQKGIATVAGSLDRLIKKEKATEADKAAALARIQGSTSYDDLKRADLVIEAATENFDLKVKILKQLEAVAAPHAIVASNTSSISITKLAAVLQDASRFIGMHFFNPVPMMALVEVIRGLQTSDATHADVEALAKQLGKTPITVKNSPGFVVNRILCPMINEAFCVLGEGLASPEEIDEGMKLGCNHPIGPLALADMIGLDTMLAVMEVLYTEFADPKYRPAMLMREMVAAGYLGRKTGRGVYDYRK from the coding sequence ATGGCAATCCAAACGGTCGGCATCGTCGGTGCTGGAACAATGGGCAACGGCATTGCGCAAGCATGCGCCGTGGTCGGGCTGGATGTGGTGATGGTGGACATCAGCGATGCCGCCGTGCAGAAGGGCATCGCCACCGTGGCGGGCAGCCTGGACCGCCTCATCAAGAAAGAGAAGGCGACCGAAGCCGACAAGGCCGCCGCGCTGGCACGCATCCAGGGCTCGACCAGCTATGACGACCTCAAGCGCGCCGACCTCGTCATCGAAGCCGCCACCGAAAACTTCGACCTCAAGGTCAAGATCCTCAAGCAGCTCGAAGCGGTGGCTGCACCGCACGCCATCGTTGCGTCGAACACGTCGTCGATCTCGATCACCAAGCTGGCCGCCGTGCTGCAAGATGCCAGCCGCTTCATCGGCATGCACTTCTTCAACCCGGTGCCGATGATGGCGCTGGTGGAAGTCATCCGCGGCCTGCAGACGAGCGATGCTACGCACGCCGACGTCGAGGCGCTGGCCAAGCAACTCGGCAAGACGCCGATCACGGTCAAGAACAGCCCGGGCTTTGTGGTCAACCGCATCCTGTGTCCGATGATCAACGAGGCGTTCTGCGTACTGGGCGAAGGCCTGGCGAGCCCGGAAGAGATCGACGAAGGCATGAAGCTTGGCTGCAACCACCCGATCGGGCCGCTGGCGCTGGCCGACATGATCGGCCTGGACACCATGCTGGCCGTGATGGAAGTGCTGTACACCGAGTTTGCCGATCCCAAATACCGCCCGGCCATGCTGATGCGCGAGATGGTGGCCGCCGGCTACCTCGGCCGCAAGACCGGTCGCGGCGTGTACGACTACCGCAAGTAA
- the blaOXA gene encoding class D beta-lactamase, with protein MKRWCIAAAVLAVNLVSPTAHARTLCTVIADAASGNVLMQEGDCATRVTPASTFKIALSLMGFDAGILKDEHTPTLAYRDGDVAWGGDAWRQPTDAARWIQYSVVWFSQRVAQSLGDTRFQHYADVFDYGNRDVSGEPGKHNGTAGAWINSSLQISPLEQVAFLRKVANRTLPVSANALDMTWRVTEIAARPDGWAIHGKTGTGSPGAPITHEGNYDRAHAYGWFVGWATKGPRTLVFARLTQDAQMQPTPAGMRTRDALLSELPSLVDGVTR; from the coding sequence ATGAAACGCTGGTGTATCGCGGCGGCCGTCCTGGCCGTCAACCTGGTGAGCCCGACGGCGCATGCGCGAACCCTCTGCACCGTTATTGCGGATGCGGCATCGGGCAATGTGTTGATGCAAGAGGGCGATTGCGCCACGCGCGTGACGCCGGCCTCCACCTTCAAGATCGCGCTCAGCCTGATGGGGTTCGACGCCGGCATCCTCAAGGATGAACATACGCCCACGCTGGCCTACCGTGACGGCGATGTCGCGTGGGGTGGTGATGCGTGGCGGCAGCCCACGGACGCCGCGCGCTGGATCCAGTACTCGGTGGTCTGGTTCTCGCAGCGGGTGGCGCAGTCGCTGGGCGACACCCGCTTCCAGCATTACGCCGACGTGTTCGACTACGGAAACCGAGACGTCTCCGGCGAGCCCGGCAAGCACAACGGTACCGCCGGTGCGTGGATCAACTCGTCGCTGCAGATCTCGCCGCTGGAGCAGGTGGCCTTCCTGCGCAAGGTGGCCAACCGCACGCTCCCGGTGAGTGCCAACGCCCTGGACATGACCTGGCGCGTGACGGAGATTGCTGCACGCCCCGATGGATGGGCAATTCACGGCAAGACGGGCACGGGCTCTCCGGGGGCACCGATCACGCATGAAGGCAACTACGACCGCGCGCACGCCTACGGCTGGTTTGTCGGCTGGGCAACGAAGGGGCCGCGCACGCTGGTGTTCGCACGCTTGACCCAGGACGCACAAATGCAGCCGACGCCCGCCGGCATGCGTACGCGCGATGCGCTGCTGAGCGAGTTGCCATCGCTGGTTGATGGTGTGACGCGATAG
- a CDS encoding GNAT family N-acetyltransferase produces the protein MTNTVVVRRVGANEASTCVDALADVLVDCVEGGASVSFMWPLSHDKAQAFWRNVAEGVARNERALLIAKDEDGAVLGTVQLVLAQPENQPHRADVAKMLVHRRARRQGIAQQLMAAIDDIARAEGKTVLVLDTVTGGDAERLYARAGWLRVGTVPNYALMPDGAPCGTTFFCKELNATA, from the coding sequence ATGACCAACACCGTCGTCGTGCGCCGTGTGGGCGCCAATGAAGCGAGCACCTGCGTCGATGCGCTGGCCGATGTGTTGGTCGATTGCGTGGAGGGTGGTGCCTCGGTCAGCTTTATGTGGCCGTTGTCGCATGACAAGGCGCAGGCGTTCTGGCGCAACGTGGCTGAGGGCGTCGCCCGTAACGAGCGCGCGTTGCTGATCGCCAAGGACGAAGACGGCGCGGTGCTCGGCACGGTGCAACTGGTTCTGGCGCAGCCCGAAAACCAGCCGCATCGCGCAGACGTGGCGAAGATGCTCGTGCACCGCCGCGCGCGTCGCCAGGGTATTGCCCAGCAATTGATGGCGGCGATTGATGACATCGCACGCGCCGAGGGCAAGACCGTGCTGGTGCTCGACACCGTCACCGGCGGCGATGCCGAGCGGCTGTACGCACGCGCCGGCTGGCTGCGTGTGGGCACGGTGCCCAACTACGCCTTGATGCCCGACGGCGCGCCTTGCGGGACGACGTTCTTCTGCAAGGAATTGAACGCCACCGCTTAG
- a CDS encoding M56 family metallopeptidase produces MSTTPAILVQAVGWALLHFLWKGALLSLAAALFLRLTRGGRPQVRYIVLCVALALCVVVPLVDGYREFTAMAAIDPVPALPVWMPHAVAPALSQAPMLWVVVAWLCGVGLMTVRVVVGLAWVHRLAHASHACANDAWQACVSALAQRCGIRRPIRLRVVPHLPSPAAAGWWRPVVLVPASLLTQMPPDLIEALLAHEVAHIRRFDYLVNLMQRAIEALLFYHPGVWWLSGRVRVERELIADALAASLTGNPRHLALALNQLSQQQGVEAAPAGAALWAHGGVLSERIRRLVRPQQAAGWTSVGLTAALGTALVVSAVIVPQYLGAAFAREALSVSDDAQRMLVHASAIGKVEALVGLIQSQHVYVVEDGSGKVLLQRDADSVVPIASLTKLMTAMVVLDAQPELDRVVQIAPADAGTPALRRAGVPVGTNLPLRDVMQLALMSSDNRAAFALARTYPGGMPAFERALQAKIAALGLTHTALNEPTGLSAHNRSTASDIAIIAKAAADYPEIRRDTTDASETLQINGQPVEYRNTNPLVGARGWDIQLSKTGFTEDAGRCLIMQIRSAGTSITMVLLNGHRAVTVPTMS; encoded by the coding sequence GTGAGCACAACGCCAGCCATCCTGGTTCAGGCGGTGGGCTGGGCGCTGCTGCACTTCCTCTGGAAGGGCGCGCTGCTGAGTCTTGCCGCCGCGCTGTTCCTGCGGTTGACGCGAGGCGGTCGTCCGCAGGTCCGGTACATCGTGCTGTGCGTGGCGTTGGCGCTGTGCGTGGTGGTTCCGCTCGTCGACGGCTATCGCGAGTTCACGGCAATGGCCGCCATCGACCCGGTGCCGGCATTGCCCGTCTGGATGCCGCACGCCGTAGCGCCCGCCTTGTCGCAAGCGCCCATGCTGTGGGTGGTGGTGGCCTGGCTGTGCGGCGTCGGCCTGATGACGGTGCGTGTGGTCGTGGGCCTGGCCTGGGTGCATCGGCTCGCGCATGCGTCGCATGCCTGCGCCAACGATGCGTGGCAAGCCTGTGTGTCCGCACTTGCGCAACGCTGCGGAATCCGCCGCCCGATCCGGCTTCGGGTGGTGCCACACCTGCCCAGTCCGGCCGCTGCCGGTTGGTGGCGGCCCGTGGTGCTGGTGCCGGCTTCGCTATTGACGCAGATGCCGCCGGACCTGATCGAAGCGCTGCTGGCGCACGAGGTCGCACACATCCGCCGTTTCGACTATCTCGTCAATCTCATGCAGCGGGCGATCGAGGCGTTGCTCTTCTATCACCCGGGCGTGTGGTGGCTGTCCGGCCGCGTCCGTGTGGAGCGGGAGCTGATTGCGGATGCGTTGGCGGCGAGCCTGACCGGCAACCCGCGGCATCTGGCGCTGGCACTCAATCAACTGAGTCAGCAGCAGGGCGTGGAGGCGGCCCCGGCGGGCGCGGCACTGTGGGCGCATGGCGGCGTGTTGTCGGAGCGCATCCGCCGGCTCGTCAGGCCGCAGCAGGCCGCCGGATGGACTTCGGTTGGCTTGACCGCGGCGCTGGGCACTGCACTGGTGGTGTCGGCGGTCATCGTGCCGCAGTACCTTGGCGCCGCCTTTGCCCGCGAGGCGCTGTCGGTGTCGGATGATGCACAGCGCATGCTCGTCCACGCTTCGGCCATCGGCAAGGTCGAGGCGCTTGTCGGCCTGATCCAATCCCAACACGTGTACGTGGTGGAAGACGGCAGCGGCAAGGTCTTGCTCCAGCGCGATGCAGACAGTGTTGTCCCGATTGCATCGTTGACCAAGCTGATGACCGCCATGGTGGTGTTGGATGCGCAGCCCGAGTTGGACCGCGTGGTGCAGATTGCCCCGGCCGATGCGGGCACGCCGGCGTTGCGTCGCGCGGGGGTGCCTGTCGGGACGAACCTGCCGCTGCGCGACGTCATGCAGCTTGCACTGATGTCATCGGACAACCGGGCCGCCTTTGCCCTGGCGCGAACCTACCCCGGGGGCATGCCTGCGTTCGAGCGGGCATTGCAGGCGAAGATCGCCGCGCTGGGGCTGACGCATACCGCGTTGAATGAACCGACGGGCCTGTCGGCGCACAACCGATCGACCGCCAGCGACATCGCCATCATCGCCAAGGCAGCGGCGGACTATCCGGAGATCCGCCGCGATACCACCGATGCGAGCGAGACCCTCCAGATCAACGGCCAGCCGGTGGAGTACCGCAACACCAATCCGCTGGTCGGCGCGCGCGGCTGGGACATCCAGCTCTCCAAGACCGGCTTTACCGAGGACGCCGGCCGCTGCCTGATCATGCAGATCCGGTCTGCGGGCACCAGCATCACGATGGTCCTGCTCAATGGGCACCGGGCTGTGACCGTTCCCACCATGTCCTGA